Below is a genomic region from Caldicoprobacter guelmensis.
GGCTTCAAGGAGAAGCTTGTAAAGTCTCTAAACGTTATCACCCTCATCATACTTCCCATTACCGTTGGGGCGGTGGTTTTAAGGCAGCCTATAGTGTCGGTGCTGTTTGAGAGGGGTCGGTTTGATGCAAGGGCAACTGCCATGACCGCCTCGGCGCTCATGTTTTATTCGCTGGGCATGGTATTTTACGGCTATCGCGACGTGCTGAACAGGACCTTTTATTCGCTGCAGGATACCAAAACGCCCATGATAAACGGCATGCTTACCGTTGCGCTCAACATTGTGCTGAACCTCATCCTGGTCAGGTTTATGCAGCATAATGGCCTGGCGCTGGCCACCAGCCTGTCGGCTGTGGTCATGACCATGCTTTTGTTTGCAAACTTGAGGAAGCGGCTGGGCGGCATCGGTGGGAGAAAACTGGTTGGCGCGTTTTTAAAATGCGGTGCGGCATCGCTGATAATGGGATTTGTCGTGTACTGGCTAAATGGTTTTGCTGCAAGGCATCTTCCTTTGTCCAGCGGCGTGACGAGCATTTTGGTCCTTGGGTTTATGATAGGGTTTGGCGCCCTGCTGTATTTTGCTCTTGTTTATCTTTTCAGGGTTGAAGAGGTGGGTTGGCTGGCAGATATGGCCAGAAAGCGGATGAAAATTTCTGAATGAAAATTATAATGTTTTCGTTTTGCAGGAAAAGGATGACAGATGAAACTGATTCAATCACCCATCTGTTTTCGAACTCTTACTTCATTGATGGCATCAATTATTGAAAACCAGTTAGAATCATCAATTGCGCCAGTTCCGCCTATAACATACACTTCTCTTATCTGTGGTGCGATCTGACGCAGGTAATTTAGAGTTTCCGCTTTTACATAGTATCTTGGGACCAGCAAGAAAGGCCATCCTTTTTTGGCAGCCAGGCACACACCTGCCAGCATATCGGGATAATCCTGCCCTGTTGCAAGCACAACCCCGCTTGAGCCACTGTGGTTTTCATCATAATAACGGTTTATCCTGACGGATGTCAGGTACCTGTCGGTACCGTATATTCTCTCAGATGTCAGGCCTATTTTCTCGAGCTGTTTCTCGATATTCGGTGAGACGGCAGCCGGACCGCCGGCTATTATCACCTTTTTTATACCCCACCTTTCAATGGCATCTTTAAGCTCAAACTCTAGGCTACTGCCAGCGGTAAGCAAAATAGGTTGCCCCCTTTGGGCAGCGCAGGCTGCGGCCGCCAGCGCATCAGGATAGTCATATCCCGTTGCCAGAACAACAGTGTCAAAATCTGTGATTTCCTTTAATCTGGAAGCCACCTCAATAGAGGTATTCACCCTGTCACTGCCATAGATGCGCTCTACATGGTAGCCCAAACTGGCAAGGTCTTTCTCTATGTTCTTTGAAACCGCTTCCCTCCCGCCGAGTATATAAACATACGAGGCTCCCAGACGCTCAAGTTCATCCAGCACCCCCGGGTACAGCGTGTGGGATGGTGTAAGCAGTAAGGGCGCATCAAGAGCACGGGAGAGAGGAGCCGCAGCAAGCGCATCTACATAATCCTCGCCGCCTGTCAGAATAACACTTTCTGCAGATGCCCAGCCCCTTTTACTTGCCTCTATTGCAGTGTCGTATCTGTTCTTTCCTGCTATTCTGATGCTTGATATCGCTTCCGGCATGGGATAAATTCTTGCTTCCATGCTTGCATCGCTTATTTCGTATTTAATCGGGAGTGCGGTGCTATCCGCCAGCATCAACCTTAAATTCCATGTTCCTTCTTTAAGCTCTGCAGCAGGGTCAAATACAGGCATCATATTGAAATAGCCCTCGCTTACTGCGCGAAAGCGTATATAAAGGAGGGTTCCATCTCCGGTTATCCCCCTGCCACCCGTTAGGACACATGCGTAACTTAAACTACCGGCATCGTTGTCACAGTAGTTTACCACTTCTTTCAAAAGAGACCCTGTACTATTGAAAACATCTCCCTGCGTTACCCCAACAACGCGCAGGATATTCGGGTTATAAGTCATCTCTAAAGACATACCGTAAAGGTCACGAACACCGCTTACTTTTATTTCAACAGCAAATTCTTCCCATGTGCGAACATCACTCGGAAGGTTTATACGAATCCCAACGTTTTGCTGGATAGTCTTTCCGGGATAAAGGACTGTTATTCTTTTAAAATGCAGCACATAATCGTAGAGGTTTACCAGACCGTCTTTGTTCAGGTCTTTTACTCGTATAAGGTTTTTCGGGCTGTCATCCGTATCAATTATAATTTCTGGTGGTTTTACGGTAGCAGACAAAAGTACTGGAAAGATGAGCAAAACTGCAAGTACCACATAATAAACATAAATACTTTTTTTCAGCTTCATTTCCACTGACCCCTTTTAAGCTGTTTTTATTGAGCTCTCATAGTTAGATAACTTTCGAATACCGGATATAAAGGCTATAATAAGCAATAAAAAGGGCATAATTTGAACATGATACAATACTCCACCAGTAATATTGTTGATTGCGAGGCACAGGAAAATGCACTTTTCAAATAAGCCAAGCCACTTTGTTTCCCTTGATTTTTCAGTCGCGGAAGCTTCCCTGTATATGAGGTAATAGCCAAATACATAAAAACCAAAACCAATGATTCCGTACTTTCTCAATACCAGAAGGTATTCGTTGTCAACCGGCGGGGCAATGTCGAAAACGTTTTTCGCAGGTCCCCACCCAAAAACTGGCGATTCGGCTATCTCTTGTAGCACATCAGCCCATCTTTGAAGCCTAGCAAGTAAACTCCTATCATGTGTAAAATGGAGGCCGCTTATCATGCGTATTCTGAATGATTCATCAAAGGCAAAAAAGATAGCAACAAAAGCTACAGCAGCAAAAAGCAAAAGAAGGGTTACCTTTTTCATCCGGGGAGATGCTCTCTTTTGGGATTTAAATATGAGCCATGCCACGCAGATGAAATTGGCAAGAATATTCGTCCTCGACAGGGTACAAAGCAGTGCCGCAAATGATGTAATGGCCAAAAGTACTTCGGCCCAGATGATGCCTTTTTTTTCTTTTCGCTGGAAAAAGAAAAGCCTGCACACCATGTAAAAAAATATTATATTCAAGAAAAATCCAGCACTGTTGGGATCGGCCACTGTCCCTATTATACGGCGGTATTTGTAGAGGGCATCGATGTGAAGTTCGTGGGTGTACAAAAAAGAGATATTTCCGTTAAAGTGAAAGAGGTTGAAAAACTGGTAGAAGCAAAAGAGAATAAAAACAAAGGAAAAAAATATAAAGGAGTTGAAAAAGTTCTGGATGTCTTTTTTTGAAGCACTGAAGGTGATAGTATTCACCACCGCCACCACAATGCCGTATTCTATAAAACGCGCTATTTCAAAAAAATCTCGCACAGAGGGGATGCAGTTGAGGAATAAAAACGAAAAAAGTATCGAAATTAATCCGTACACCACGATGAAAAAAAGCAATTTTATTCCAGTAGCATTTTGTTTGAGAAAAGTGCGCGGATCTTCGTAAAGCAACCTTATTAAAAGCAAAGCTAACATAATCTCGTCAAAGCGTATGCTGGGGAGCGTAGTCACAACAAAAACCGGCGGTGAGAGGATAAGCAATCCTGTGAATACAGAGAGCGCAGCAAATTTGCCGACACGCCAGGCAACAAATACCACCAAAAATGCAGTTACTGCAAATACTGCCATATGCAGCATAACATTTGGGTTATTTCTTTGCAAAAATTTGCCCGTCAAAATCAAATCAAGGAGTACAACTGTCATAAAAAGAGAATATCTTGTGTCATTTTCCTCTAAAGCGGTACAATACATAAGCACTTGTTTCACCGCCTTCCTTTTCGTAAATAACCGCAGCCCAAATATCTTTCCGTATTTTATCACGCAGCTACAATTTTTGTAAAGGTTCATTGTAAAATTAAAATGCAACTCCCCAAAATTCATAGCCCTCATTAAATTGATGAGGTATAAACCATGATTCATTCTAAAGTAGCGAGGAAATGTGAGAAAGGAGATACACAAAACTTCCTTGTCCTATTGTTGTTTACATTATCTTACTTCTGTGATAACATAATGGTATAAAGCGAGAAATGTAAATGTAGGATTTGGGTCAATCTCATGTAAATAAAAGGAAATGGTAGAAGATATTTGTTGATGGAGAGGTAATGAGAGATGGGAAATAGTATAATTTGCCATATTACGTCTGCGCATCCTCCATATGATGACCGTATATTTCATAAAGAGTGTAAAACTTTAGCTGGGAATGGGTATAAAGTTGTTTTAATTGCACCCCATGATAAAGATGAAGTGGTTGAAGGAGTTAAAATTAAAGCGATACCAAAACCTAAAAATCGTAAAGAGAGAATATTAAAAATTACATTACAAGTTTATAAGTCGGCATTACGAGAAAATGCAGAAGTTTACCATTTTCATGATCCTGAATTAATACCTGCAGGAATAATGTTGAGATTCCATGGCAAAAAAGTTATTTATGATGTACATGAGGATGTGCCAAGGCAAATTATGAGTAAGGAATGGATACCTAAATATTTAAGAGGAATGGTAGCAGGTGTAATGGGTATGATTGAAGCATTAGCTTCAAAAATTATTGATGGTATAGTGGCAGCTACACCTGCTATTGCTAAGCGTTTTCCAAAGTTTAAAACTACAGTGGTTCAAAATTTTCCTATTGTTAGTGAGTTTGTTTTGGGCGAATCCATTCCTTATCAAAATCGTCCGGCGAAAGTCGTATATATAGGTGGAATCTCGATTATAAGAGGTATAAAAGAAATGATTAAAGCTGTTGAATTAGTAGCCAAAAAGGTGGATGTGCGTCTTGTCCTTGCTGGTAGTTTTTCACCACCTAGTTTAAAGGATGAAATAGAGAATCTAGAAGGATGGCAATATGTAAATTTTTTGGGTTGGCAGAATAGGGAGTCAATAGCACGATTACTTGGGGAGGCAAGAGTAGGTTTAGTCGTTTTACATCCTATACCTAACTACGTTGAAGCATGGCCGGTAAAATTGTTTGAATATATGGCTGTTGGGCTTCCTGTGATTGTATCTGATTTTCCGTTGTGGCGTGAAATTATAGAGTGTACAGGATGTGGGATTTTAGTGAACCCGCTGAAACCTAAAGAAATTGCGGATGCCATAAAATGGATTTTGGAGCATCCTGAAGAAGCCGAAAAAATGGGACATAGGGGAAGAGAGGCTGTATTGAATAAATATAATTGGCAAGTTGAGGGAAATAAACTATTAGAGTTTTATAGAAGGATTTTAAAAGAGGAGGTTGCAGTTTGAGTGGAAATAAAAGAAATAAAAAAAGAAAATGAGATAGAAGAATATAGAAAGCTCGCTTCTAGCTATGGGTCAATATTTAATACATATGAGTGGTTAAAAATATTTAATAATATTGTTCTCTATGGTATTTATGATAAAGGAGGTAATTTGATAGGTGGTTTTCATTTATACGAAGAAAAAAGAATTGGGCTTACAATTTATCGTAATCCGCCATTTACTCCATTTGTTGGACCATTCTTTAAAATAGATGCTCATAATCCAGTAAATGTCTTGAATAAATATAGAGAAATTCTTTCTGTAGTTGCTGAGTTTTTAGAGCAATTGGATTATTCCATAATTTCTATTTCTCTTGGAAGAAATATTATGGATACTTTACCTTTTATATGGAAAAGATTTAAAGTTGTTCCTGGTTATACATATATTTTAGATTTGAAAAAGTCGGTCGATGATCTTTATAACCGAATGTCAGTTGAAAGAAGAAATGATATAAACAAGGCTATTAAAGATAATTTAGCTGTACGGAAGATTGATGATTATAATATTGTAAAATCGTTGGTATTGAAGACCTTTTCTCGTCAAAAAAAAGATGTTGATAACAAATACTATTTGGATAAAATACTTTTTAGTTTCGCAAACGATAATAATTCTTTTGCTTTTGCAACTTTTAAGGAAGAAATACCTATTGCAAGCGCTTTTTGTGTGTATGATAGAACAACTGCATATTACTTGTTAGGCGGTTATGACCATGAATTTAAACATCATGGAGCTGGCGCTTTAGCAGTGTGGGAAGCTATAAAGTGTTCTAAGGAGCTCGGTTTAAAATATTTTGACTTTGAAGGTTCAATGATACCACAAATAGAAAGATATTTCAGAGGTTTTGGTGGAGAATTAACGGCGTATTTTAGAATAAATAGAGCATGGTTACCTTTAGAGGTGATTCTCAAGTGTTATAGAAGGGAGTTATTCTGATGAAAGTTATAGTTACTCACGATGTAGATCATATCAGGGTTTTTGAGCACAAGAACGATTTGATAATTCCTAAATTCTGGATTAGGAGCTTTATTGAATTTGGTTTAGGTTATATAGCCTATAGAGAAGTGAAAAATAGGCTTAAAGAGTTTATTCATAATAAGTGGCATAATCTTGAAGAACTTATAAAATTTGATAAAGAAAACAGAGTTCCTTCAACATTTTTTGTTGCGGTTTCAAAAGGAAGGAATCTTGCTTATTCTTTAAGTGACGCAGAATTTTGGATTAAAAAGATAATAAATGAAGGATTTAAAGTGGGAGTTCATGGAATCTCTTTTGAAGATTATGATGGTATTAAAAGTGAACATGAAATTTTCAAGAAAGTATCTGGTTTAGAGAAATTTGGAATAAGGATGCATTATTTAAAAGTTACCAATAAGACCTTGGATATGTTGAATAAAGTTGGTTATCTGTATGATTCTTCAATTTATGAGTTAGCCAATCCTTTTAAAGTGGGCGATTTATGGGAATTCCCTTTGTCTTTAATGGATGGGTATATAATCAACAAAAACTCTCGCTATCAAAATCAAAATTTAGAGCAGGTGAAAGACACAACTAAAGAAATTATAGAAAAAGCTATTACATGTAATTTAAAGTATTTTACAATCTTATTTCATGATAGGTATTTTAGTGAAAGTTTCTTGACATGGAGAGAGTGGTACGTTTGGTTAATAGAATATTTAAGAGAAAATAGGGTTGAATTTATTACGTTTGAGGAAGCTATAAAAGAATTGAGGGAAACCTAACTTAATGTGACTGATTGTTGTTTACTCCCTTTTGTTGACATTGTTGGCAAATACCATCCCCACGCCGGCGTTTGCGGGAGGGAGTTATCAGCGTATAGTCGGCAATGACAGATATGAAAACATCGGCAGCTATAAGCCGAATTGGTTGGGAGACTGCCGATACCGCAATAATTGCCCGTAGCGATGATTTTCGGATGCCTGTTTGATGGTTCACTGGCATATAAGCTGAATGTTTTGCTTCTGATTACCAAAAGGATAATATACTGCCTGGTTTGGCGCCCTGCTGTATTTTGCGCTTGTTTACCTTTTCAGGGTTGAAGAGGTCAAGTGGCTTATAGACATGGTTAAAAGACGTTTGGGAATTTCTGGATAACAACGAGTCTGAAATTACCGGTTGACAATTTTACATGAAGCGAATATAATATTCTTTGCAAACCGATAAAGGTTGTTACAAACAGATAGCCTTTAGTGTGCGGAAGTGGCGGAACTGGCAGACGCGGTAGTTTGAGGGGCTGCTGCTCGTTAAGAGCGTAAGGGTTCGAGTCCCTTCTTCCGCACCAGAGTGAAAGCCTCGCTTGATTTATAGCGGGGCTTTAAATTTTTTTTGGCGAATTATTTTCTCGCTCCGTCAAATACTAAACCTGTGTCAATGACTTGTTTATACCCATCAGGAGGTTGGATTGATGACTGGTATATATCTCGGTATGGTGGTTTATTTCATACTGTACCCAGGAGGAAGGAATGGTGATAAAGCGCAGCATAGCGTGTATACTGCTTTTTGCGTGTATATTTTTTTATTCGAGCGGTGTGTACCCTGTTCAAGGTAATTGTTCGAGCAATATAGCTTATAGCGATTTAACGGGCTCTAGAATAAATTTTAAACTTCA
It encodes:
- a CDS encoding cell wall-binding repeat-containing protein; this translates as MKLKKSIYVYYVVLAVLLIFPVLLSATVKPPEIIIDTDDSPKNLIRVKDLNKDGLVNLYDYVLHFKRITVLYPGKTIQQNVGIRINLPSDVRTWEEFAVEIKVSGVRDLYGMSLEMTYNPNILRVVGVTQGDVFNSTGSLLKEVVNYCDNDAGSLSYACVLTGGRGITGDGTLLYIRFRAVSEGYFNMMPVFDPAAELKEGTWNLRLMLADSTALPIKYEISDASMEARIYPMPEAISSIRIAGKNRYDTAIEASKRGWASAESVILTGGEDYVDALAAAPLSRALDAPLLLTPSHTLYPGVLDELERLGASYVYILGGREAVSKNIEKDLASLGYHVERIYGSDRVNTSIEVASRLKEITDFDTVVLATGYDYPDALAAAACAAQRGQPILLTAGSSLEFELKDAIERWGIKKVIIAGGPAAVSPNIEKQLEKIGLTSERIYGTDRYLTSVRINRYYDENHSGSSGVVLATGQDYPDMLAGVCLAAKKGWPFLLVPRYYVKAETLNYLRQIAPQIREVYVIGGTGAIDDSNWFSIIDAINEVRVRKQMGD
- a CDS encoding O-antigen ligase family protein; this encodes MKQVLMYCTALEENDTRYSLFMTVVLLDLILTGKFLQRNNPNVMLHMAVFAVTAFLVVFVAWRVGKFAALSVFTGLLILSPPVFVVTTLPSIRFDEIMLALLLIRLLYEDPRTFLKQNATGIKLLFFIVVYGLISILFSFLFLNCIPSVRDFFEIARFIEYGIVVAVVNTITFSASKKDIQNFFNSFIFFSFVFILFCFYQFFNLFHFNGNISFLYTHELHIDALYKYRRIIGTVADPNSAGFFLNIIFFYMVCRLFFFQRKEKKGIIWAEVLLAITSFAALLCTLSRTNILANFICVAWLIFKSQKRASPRMKKVTLLLLFAAVAFVAIFFAFDESFRIRMISGLHFTHDRSLLARLQRWADVLQEIAESPVFGWGPAKNVFDIAPPVDNEYLLVLRKYGIIGFGFYVFGYYLIYREASATEKSRETKWLGLFEKCIFLCLAINNITGGVLYHVQIMPFLLLIIAFISGIRKLSNYESSIKTA
- a CDS encoding glycosyltransferase family 4 protein translates to MGNSIICHITSAHPPYDDRIFHKECKTLAGNGYKVVLIAPHDKDEVVEGVKIKAIPKPKNRKERILKITLQVYKSALRENAEVYHFHDPELIPAGIMLRFHGKKVIYDVHEDVPRQIMSKEWIPKYLRGMVAGVMGMIEALASKIIDGIVAATPAIAKRFPKFKTTVVQNFPIVSEFVLGESIPYQNRPAKVVYIGGISIIRGIKEMIKAVELVAKKVDVRLVLAGSFSPPSLKDEIENLEGWQYVNFLGWQNRESIARLLGEARVGLVVLHPIPNYVEAWPVKLFEYMAVGLPVIVSDFPLWREIIECTGCGILVNPLKPKEIADAIKWILEHPEEAEKMGHRGREAVLNKYNWQVEGNKLLEFYRRILKEEVAV
- a CDS encoding GNAT family N-acetyltransferase encodes the protein MEIKEIKKENEIEEYRKLASSYGSIFNTYEWLKIFNNIVLYGIYDKGGNLIGGFHLYEEKRIGLTIYRNPPFTPFVGPFFKIDAHNPVNVLNKYREILSVVAEFLEQLDYSIISISLGRNIMDTLPFIWKRFKVVPGYTYILDLKKSVDDLYNRMSVERRNDINKAIKDNLAVRKIDDYNIVKSLVLKTFSRQKKDVDNKYYLDKILFSFANDNNSFAFATFKEEIPIASAFCVYDRTTAYYLLGGYDHEFKHHGAGALAVWEAIKCSKELGLKYFDFEGSMIPQIERYFRGFGGELTAYFRINRAWLPLEVILKCYRRELF